Proteins from a single region of Halodesulfovibrio sp.:
- a CDS encoding DNA polymerase IV: protein MLIALQSCVAFCYMLCMKRCIMHLDMDAFFASVEQLDNPEWRGKPVIVGGSGERGVVCAASYEARKYGVHSAMPIVQARKLCPHAIYTRSTRGRYSELSQKVMQVLHSYSPVIEKASIDEAYIDATGTEHIFGSPVEMAQTMKQHIFDTVGLTCSIGIAPVKFLAKIASDFNKPNGLYAITEQDVASFLHELPVRKIPGVGKKFVVKLDELGVNTCGQVLEYSQDFWERRFGKSGIALWQRSSGIDDRAVETSTEAKSESAENTLHKDTLDKSLLKKWLLHHADRVGQNQRRQGLKGRTITLKIKYCDFQSLTRSKTLPDPTNTTEIIYQVAAELLDAIDLAKPVRLVGLGLSNYNHSGAEQLNMLDHMRHDCTGVVRATRKQQQLDRALDAVREKFGNGAICRGGLFQFKEDE, encoded by the coding sequence ATGTTGATTGCGCTTCAGTCCTGTGTGGCATTCTGTTATATGTTGTGTATGAAACGCTGCATCATGCACCTTGATATGGACGCTTTTTTTGCTTCAGTAGAGCAACTGGATAATCCAGAATGGCGGGGGAAACCCGTTATTGTGGGTGGTTCTGGTGAACGTGGTGTTGTGTGCGCTGCATCGTATGAAGCTCGAAAGTACGGTGTGCATTCTGCCATGCCTATTGTTCAAGCACGCAAGTTGTGTCCGCATGCCATTTATACAAGGAGTACAAGAGGGAGGTATAGCGAGCTTTCGCAGAAAGTTATGCAGGTGCTCCACTCATACTCGCCAGTCATTGAGAAAGCTTCTATCGATGAAGCGTATATTGATGCCACCGGAACGGAACATATCTTCGGTTCTCCTGTAGAAATGGCGCAAACAATGAAGCAGCATATCTTCGATACTGTGGGGCTTACATGCTCCATTGGTATAGCTCCCGTTAAATTTCTTGCCAAAATTGCGTCTGACTTCAATAAGCCCAACGGGTTGTATGCCATTACTGAACAGGATGTTGCCAGTTTTCTACACGAATTGCCTGTGCGAAAAATCCCCGGTGTGGGCAAAAAGTTTGTTGTAAAACTCGATGAACTTGGTGTGAATACCTGTGGGCAGGTGCTCGAATATTCACAGGACTTCTGGGAACGCAGGTTTGGTAAAAGCGGTATTGCTCTTTGGCAGCGTTCCAGCGGTATAGACGACAGGGCTGTGGAAACCTCTACAGAAGCAAAATCTGAAAGTGCAGAAAACACCCTACACAAAGATACTCTTGATAAATCGTTGCTGAAAAAATGGCTGTTGCATCATGCTGACAGGGTAGGGCAAAACCAACGCAGGCAGGGCTTGAAGGGGCGTACTATTACGTTGAAGATTAAGTACTGCGATTTTCAATCACTCACCCGCAGCAAGACGTTACCTGACCCTACCAATACCACAGAGATTATCTATCAGGTTGCTGCTGAGTTGCTGGATGCCATTGATCTTGCAAAGCCGGTGCGCCTGGTCGGGCTTGGACTTTCCAACTATAACCATTCCGGTGCGGAACAATTGAACATGCTCGATCATATGAGGCATGACTGCACAGGCGTTGTACGTGCTACACGAAAACAGCAACAGTTAGATAGAGCACTGGATGCCGTGCGGGAAAAGTTCGGTAATGGCGCAATATGCCGTGGTGGTCTTTTTCAGTTCAAAGAAGATGAATAG
- the carA gene encoding glutamine-hydrolyzing carbamoyl-phosphate synthase small subunit, whose amino-acid sequence MKAILALEDGFVLEGRSFTGPGETGGEVIFNTGMTGYQEILTDPSYAGQMVCMTYPLIGNYGVTEEDIESGGVHAAALIVKECCKVPSNWRSVASLPDYLKRCGVLGIEGIDTRALTSHIRKNGAMRAIISTEELDVEKLVAKAKALPSMEGLNLVKDVAPTHVYRWDGVRPQNVGLVDGVYSWTGKGPKVVVYDFGIKWNILRLLHEQGLDLLVVPPSFTAEQVALTGADAVFLSNGPGDPATLKDEITEITKLCDMMPVGGICLGHQLLGHALGGTTSKLKFGHHGCNHPVKDLTTGRIEISSQNHGFCVELDSDDVEITHINLNDNTVEGIAHKTKKVISVQHHPEACPGPNDSHYFFKRFSDMVSEGLSK is encoded by the coding sequence ATGAAAGCCATTTTGGCACTTGAAGACGGCTTTGTACTTGAGGGTCGCTCATTCACCGGACCCGGTGAAACTGGCGGAGAGGTCATCTTCAACACTGGTATGACCGGATATCAGGAAATTTTGACAGACCCTTCCTACGCTGGACAGATGGTATGCATGACATACCCGCTTATTGGTAACTACGGCGTAACTGAAGAGGATATTGAGTCAGGCGGAGTTCACGCTGCGGCACTTATCGTCAAAGAATGCTGTAAAGTTCCTTCTAACTGGCGTTCCGTTGCGTCCCTGCCGGATTATCTTAAACGCTGTGGTGTACTTGGTATTGAAGGTATCGATACACGGGCACTTACAAGCCACATTCGTAAGAATGGTGCCATGCGTGCAATAATATCTACTGAAGAGCTTGATGTAGAAAAATTAGTTGCCAAAGCAAAAGCACTGCCTTCCATGGAAGGACTCAATCTTGTAAAAGATGTTGCTCCTACACATGTATATCGCTGGGATGGAGTTCGTCCTCAAAATGTTGGTCTTGTAGACGGCGTGTACAGTTGGACAGGTAAAGGTCCGAAGGTTGTTGTGTACGACTTCGGCATTAAATGGAATATTTTGCGATTATTGCATGAACAGGGGCTTGACTTACTAGTTGTTCCTCCGTCATTTACAGCAGAGCAGGTTGCATTAACTGGTGCCGATGCAGTCTTTTTATCCAACGGCCCTGGTGACCCTGCCACACTTAAAGATGAAATCACCGAAATTACTAAGCTTTGCGACATGATGCCTGTTGGCGGTATATGCCTTGGTCATCAGCTGCTCGGTCATGCACTGGGTGGTACAACATCCAAGCTTAAATTCGGACATCATGGCTGTAATCATCCTGTTAAAGATTTGACAACAGGGCGCATTGAGATTTCTTCACAGAACCACGGATTCTGTGTTGAACTGGATAGTGACGACGTAGAAATAACGCATATCAACCTTAACGATAATACCGTTGAAGGCATTGCACACAAAACTAAAAAAGTTATTTCTGTTCAGCACCATCCGGAAGCTTGTCCGGGACCTAACGACAGTCACTACTTCTTTAAAAGATTTAGCGACATGGTCAGTGAAGGTCTCAGCAAGTAA
- the kdsB gene encoding 3-deoxy-manno-octulosonate cytidylyltransferase gives MALTASCFGIIPARYDSTRFPGKPLALIEGKPMFWHVYQRACSCPEFDKVVLATDDERIARVARELNVEYVMTRNDHPSGTDRVYEAACLLGAGEDAVIVNIQGDEPALNPIMLTELVTPFLTDGNVQVATLAHHISPEEAASPDKVKIVQANNGDALYFSRSLVPFYRDGEEPKGYLGHIGLYAFRFGVLKQFTKWEQSSLERIERLEQLRLLENNVPIRVVCTEHKTHGVDRPEDIDVILKLLRENA, from the coding sequence ATGGCTCTAACAGCTTCCTGCTTTGGTATTATTCCCGCCAGATACGATTCCACCCGTTTTCCCGGAAAGCCGCTTGCGCTTATTGAAGGCAAGCCTATGTTCTGGCACGTATATCAACGCGCCTGTTCATGTCCGGAATTCGATAAGGTTGTACTGGCTACTGACGACGAGCGCATTGCACGCGTCGCTCGTGAACTCAATGTAGAATATGTCATGACCCGCAATGACCACCCTAGCGGTACAGACAGAGTTTACGAAGCTGCATGCCTGCTCGGTGCCGGTGAAGATGCTGTTATTGTGAACATCCAAGGCGACGAACCAGCACTTAATCCAATAATGCTCACCGAACTTGTTACGCCGTTTCTTACAGATGGAAACGTGCAGGTAGCGACACTTGCTCACCACATAAGCCCTGAAGAGGCTGCCAGCCCTGATAAAGTTAAAATCGTACAGGCAAACAATGGTGACGCACTGTATTTCTCTCGCTCCCTTGTACCATTCTACAGAGACGGTGAAGAACCAAAGGGATATCTTGGGCATATTGGTTTATACGCATTCCGTTTCGGAGTTTTAAAGCAGTTCACAAAGTGGGAACAGTCCAGCTTGGAACGTATAGAACGACTTGAGCAACTGCGTCTTTTAGAGAATAATGTTCCTATCAGAGTTGTATGCACAGAGCATAAAACACACGGTGTGGATCGTCCTGAAGATATAGACGTAATTTTAAAACTTTTACGGGAGAACGCCTGA
- a CDS encoding tetratricopeptide repeat protein, which translates to MSAELTRARTQLSNVRTYLKQDKIQMAAQALHDGLIAFLKHPLMKAEKQEFVRLLEDSTMYLSAAPKLNEIFPIALTYKEGEERQLLETVKGLLAELQKNVADEAQQMLEALERQKQEELEKGQHLLDSGQNESAVAVFNALLNRFSEDAELKSDIAERYIRAGMFSEAYTRLAEAIELSPENIRYYNSIGMALRKLGKFNVAEKYFAKAVKVAGKDPHLFFNLGRVYVDWEKWDKCAKSALMALKLDPDFKEAEKMLAFAKKRLA; encoded by the coding sequence ATGTCTGCTGAACTGACTAGAGCTCGTACCCAGCTAAGCAACGTTCGTACTTATTTAAAGCAAGATAAAATTCAGATGGCAGCTCAAGCGCTGCACGATGGATTAATTGCTTTTTTAAAGCATCCACTCATGAAGGCTGAAAAGCAGGAATTTGTGCGTTTGCTTGAAGACAGTACTATGTATTTGTCGGCTGCACCGAAGCTTAATGAGATATTTCCTATCGCTCTTACCTACAAAGAGGGTGAGGAGCGCCAGCTTTTAGAAACAGTTAAGGGATTGCTTGCAGAGCTTCAAAAAAATGTAGCTGATGAAGCACAACAAATGCTGGAAGCGCTGGAAAGACAGAAGCAAGAAGAGCTGGAAAAAGGTCAGCATCTGCTTGATTCCGGTCAAAATGAGAGCGCAGTTGCAGTGTTCAACGCTCTGCTGAATAGATTTTCAGAAGATGCGGAACTCAAGAGTGATATCGCTGAACGCTATATCCGTGCCGGAATGTTCAGCGAAGCATATACCAGACTGGCTGAAGCAATTGAACTGTCTCCGGAAAACATCCGCTACTACAACAGTATCGGCATGGCGCTTCGCAAACTGGGCAAATTCAACGTAGCAGAAAAGTACTTTGCTAAGGCTGTGAAAGTTGCAGGAAAAGACCCGCATCTATTCTTTAACCTTGGTCGCGTCTATGTAGACTGGGAGAAATGGGATAAATGCGCAAAATCTGCACTCATGGCACTGAAACTTGACCCAGACTTTAAAGAAGCAGAAAAAATGCTGGCGTTTGCCAAAAAACGCCTTGCGTAG